ACCGTCGCATCTGGAGCAGCTCGCGAACCGGAACCAGGCCCAGCGCGGAAGCGGTAGCCCGGGCGGCCTCCAGCGTGCCGTGCGCCCAGAACCGGTTGCTCCCAGCGGTCCTGGCCGCCGCCGCACGTGCCAACGCCGCGCCGAGGCCGCGCCGGCGCGCCTGCGGGTGGACCACCAGCTCCGCCATGCCCGCGCCCCCGTCGTGCGGCGGGCTGAGGTTGAGGTACCCGACGACCGCGTCTTCCCCGGCACCCTTGGCCAGCAGATGGCTTGTCCGGTCATGCGCCAGTTCACGCAGGACCTGTTCGCCGACGGGCGCGACTCCGTCGAATTTCGTTGCCGCCGTGATCAATTCGCGCACTTCCCGCTGCTCGTCGGCGGTCAGGGCGCAACGCCACTCGGGCGAGGTCACTGACTGCGTAACGGGTCAACCAGTGGATCCCGCAGGTCCATCGGCTCGGAGTCGTCGGCGTCCACGTCGTCGGGGTCATCGGGCTCAGCGATCGGCGCCCGTCCCCGTGCCGGCCGGACCGCCTTGTAACCCACGTTGCGCACCGTGCCGATCAACGCCTCGTATTCGGGCCCGAGTTTGGCCCGCAGCCGACGCACGTGCACGTCGACGGTCCGGGTACCGCCGAAGAAGTCGTAGCCCCACACCTCGTGCAGCAGTTGCGCGCGAGTGAACACCCGGCCCGCGTGCTGGGCCAAATACTTGAGCAGCTCGAACTCTTTGTACGTGAGGTCGAGCGGGCGTCCCCGCAGCCTCGCGGTGTAGGTGCCTTCGTCGATCACCAACTCACCGAGGCTCACCTTGCCGGCGCTCTCCTGGTCCGCCAGGCCGCCGCGGCGGCCGACGACCAGCCGCAGCCTGGCGTCGATCTCGGCCGGCCCGGTGCTGGGCAGCAGGATTTCGTCGAGACCCCAATCCGCGCTGACGGCCACCAAGCCGCCCTCGCTCACCACCGCCAGGACAGGGACGGACCGCCCGGCCGTGCTCAATAGCCGGCACAGGCCCCGGGCCGACGACAGGTCGGTGCGCGCATCGACCAACACGGCATCGGCGGTGCCGGCCTCCAGCAACGACGACGGCTCTGGGGGTGCCGTCCGGACGGTGTGCGGAAGTAGCGACAACGACGGCAGGACCGGGTCCGGATGCAACTCCGCGGTCAGCAGTAACAGCTCCAACTAAGGCCCCTCCAGCTCGTGGGAAAGGCGTATCCCAATGGTTGACGCAATCACGCGTTAGTGGCCAGGTCATCTAACGATAACGTGTGACCAGGCCGTTGGCCCGATGTAAAGGCAAGTGTGAGCCCGGCCACGGGGTGGTCCGAGCGCAGCGACGGCAATGAGTTGCGCCACAATGTGCGGGTGCGAAAAGTGCCGATCCCGGTGCTGGCGGCGGCTATCGCCGTGGCCGTGCTCGCCGTCGCCGCCGTCGGCGTCGACTACGGGACCAGCATCTACGCCGAATACCGGCTG
This genomic window from Mycobacterium saskatchewanense contains:
- a CDS encoding winged helix-turn-helix transcriptional regulator, yielding MELLLLTAELHPDPVLPSLSLLPHTVRTAPPEPSSLLEAGTADAVLVDARTDLSSARGLCRLLSTAGRSVPVLAVVSEGGLVAVSADWGLDEILLPSTGPAEIDARLRLVVGRRGGLADQESAGKVSLGELVIDEGTYTARLRGRPLDLTYKEFELLKYLAQHAGRVFTRAQLLHEVWGYDFFGGTRTVDVHVRRLRAKLGPEYEALIGTVRNVGYKAVRPARGRAPIAEPDDPDDVDADDSEPMDLRDPLVDPLRSQ